A window of Streptomyces sp. SAI-127 contains these coding sequences:
- a CDS encoding VWA domain-containing protein: MTTEPNDLTTPETTDPARSPRPRMNPARHPSKGPASAPALVPVNALTATSFTASSSAPASSASSSPASSAPASSTTAPADERLRRWRLVLGGEAADGTGCTLNGQDAAMDGALTALYGRGDGKGQAGKDRSAGLGASAPSVARWLGDIRTYFPSSVVQVMQRDAIDRLGLSTLLLEPEMLEAVEADVHLVGTLLSLNKAMPETTKETARAVVRKVVEDLEKRLATRTRATLTGALDRSARISRPRHHDIDWNRTISANLKHYLPEYRTIVPERLIGYGRASRSVKKEVVLCIDQSGSMAASVVYASVFGAVLASMRSIDTRLVVFDTAVVDLTDQLDDPVDVLFGTQLGGGTDINRALAYCQSQITRPAETVMVLISDLYEGGIRNEMLKRVAAMKASGVQFVTLLALSDEGAPAYDREHAAALAALGAPAFACTPDLFPEVMAAAIEKRPLPIPDPV; encoded by the coding sequence ATGACGACCGAGCCGAACGACCTGACGACGCCGGAGACGACGGATCCGGCCAGGAGCCCGCGCCCGCGGATGAATCCAGCGCGGCATCCGAGCAAGGGCCCGGCGTCGGCCCCGGCGCTGGTTCCGGTCAACGCCCTCACCGCCACCTCCTTCACTGCCTCCTCCTCCGCCCCTGCCTCCTCCGCCTCTTCCTCGCCGGCCTCCTCCGCCCCCGCCTCTTCCACCACAGCCCCCGCGGACGAGCGGTTGCGGCGTTGGCGGCTTGTGCTGGGTGGGGAGGCGGCCGATGGGACCGGGTGCACGCTCAATGGGCAGGATGCCGCGATGGACGGGGCGTTGACCGCGCTCTACGGCAGGGGGGACGGGAAGGGACAGGCGGGGAAGGACCGTTCGGCGGGACTCGGGGCCTCGGCGCCGTCCGTGGCGCGGTGGCTCGGGGACATCCGGACGTACTTCCCCTCCTCCGTCGTCCAGGTCATGCAGCGGGACGCCATCGACCGGCTCGGGTTGTCCACCTTGCTCCTCGAGCCGGAGATGCTGGAGGCGGTGGAGGCCGACGTGCACCTGGTCGGCACGCTGCTGTCGCTCAACAAGGCGATGCCGGAGACGACGAAGGAGACGGCACGGGCCGTCGTGCGCAAGGTCGTCGAGGACCTGGAGAAGCGGCTCGCCACTCGCACCCGCGCCACGCTCACCGGTGCCCTCGACCGCAGCGCCCGGATCAGCCGGCCGCGCCACCACGACATCGACTGGAACCGCACGATCTCGGCCAATCTCAAGCACTACCTCCCGGAGTACCGGACGATCGTGCCGGAGCGGCTGATCGGATACGGCCGGGCCTCCCGGTCGGTGAAGAAGGAGGTCGTTCTCTGCATCGACCAGTCGGGGTCCATGGCGGCGTCCGTCGTCTACGCATCCGTGTTCGGTGCGGTCCTGGCCTCCATGCGGTCGATCGACACGCGGCTCGTCGTCTTCGACACGGCGGTCGTCGATCTCACCGATCAACTCGACGACCCGGTGGACGTGCTGTTCGGTACCCAGCTCGGCGGCGGCACGGACATCAACCGGGCGCTGGCGTACTGCCAGTCGCAGATCACCCGGCCCGCGGAGACGGTGATGGTGCTGATCAGCGACCTCTACGAGGGCGGCATACGCAACGAGATGCTGAAGCGGGTCGCGGCGATGAAGGCGTCCGGGGTGCAGTTCGTCACGTTGCTCGCGCTGTCGGACGAGGGGGCGCCCGCCTACGACCGGGAGCACGCGGCCGCGCTCGCCGCGCTGGGCGCACCGGCCTTCGCCTGCACTCCCGACCTGTTCCCGGAGGTGATGGCGGCGGCCATCGAGAAGCGGCCGCTTCCGATACCCGACCCGGTGTGA
- a CDS encoding DUF5682 family protein yields the protein MDGGGVSRSGGVTGVGVHGSRGAGAGPLLLGVRHHGPGSARSVRAALDAARPRVVLIEGPPEADALIPLAAEEDMRPPVALLAHAVDEPGRSAFWPLAEFSPEWVAIRWALDHDVPARFIDLPATHTLAWRRDEGDEGPAGRPDDPAGEMPEASRSEAPQDAQGTGPSGEDAAEDGPAAHAAVRVDPLGVLAEAAGYDDPERWWEDVVEHRGTGQGDVFEPFTVLEEAMGVLRETYGTGGHDRDLVREAYMRLQVRAAQREFGDDVAVVCGAWHVPALRRKSTVAGDKALLKGLPKVKADMTWVPWTYRRLSRHSGYGAGIDSPGWYGHLFGAPDRPVERWLTKVAGLLRDEDRIVSSAHVIEAVRLAETLAAMRGRPLPGLSETTDAVRAVMCEGSDVPLALVHDRLVVGDVLGEVPRAAPAVPLQRDLDRIQRRLRLKPEALERELELDLRKENDAERSRLLHRLRLLGVAWGEPAASRGSTGTFRETWRLRWEPELSVRVAEAGVWGTTVLAAATAKAEADAVSASGLADVTALAERCLLAELPDALPTVMQILADRAALDADVGHLAQALPALVRSLRYGDVRGTDTGALTEVAAGLAERVFVGLPPACAALDAEAAEEMRRHVDAVHGAVGLLGEVAPPGQDPPGGSGQGGGDASGPSATVRGKDGPGPATAVPGQDLPAATAVAGPDDTGDAPAPAHRGLRGRWQAVLKVLSLRDTVPGVIRGRAVRLLLDDGELAQDEAARLMGLVLSPGTAPGDAAAWIEGFVGGGSGGGMLLVHDERLLGLVDAWLTGVPAEAFTDVLPLLRRTFSAYEPGVRRTLGELVRRGPGQRGTAAGAGAGIPGFGADLDVDRADAVLPVLRLLLGLDDDHDDDVANADDNDLAGVAG from the coding sequence ATGGACGGAGGCGGTGTGTCCAGGAGCGGGGGAGTGACCGGCGTCGGTGTTCACGGGAGCCGGGGGGCCGGTGCGGGGCCGTTGCTGCTCGGGGTGCGGCATCACGGGCCCGGGTCGGCGCGGTCCGTGCGGGCGGCGTTGGACGCGGCCCGGCCCCGGGTCGTACTGATCGAGGGGCCGCCCGAGGCCGACGCGTTGATCCCGCTGGCCGCCGAGGAGGACATGCGACCGCCCGTGGCCCTCCTCGCCCACGCCGTGGACGAGCCCGGCCGTTCGGCGTTCTGGCCGCTTGCCGAGTTCTCCCCGGAATGGGTGGCGATCCGCTGGGCGCTGGACCACGACGTCCCGGCCCGTTTCATCGACCTGCCGGCGACGCACACCTTGGCGTGGCGGAGGGACGAGGGGGACGAAGGCCCGGCGGGCCGACCGGACGACCCCGCCGGCGAGATGCCGGAGGCGAGTCGGTCCGAGGCGCCCCAGGACGCTCAGGGCACCGGCCCGTCCGGCGAGGACGCTGCGGAGGACGGGCCCGCCGCTCATGCCGCCGTCCGTGTCGATCCGCTCGGTGTGCTCGCCGAGGCCGCCGGATACGACGATCCCGAGCGGTGGTGGGAGGACGTCGTGGAGCACCGGGGGACGGGGCAGGGGGACGTCTTCGAGCCGTTCACCGTGCTGGAAGAAGCGATGGGGGTGCTGCGGGAGACGTACGGAACCGGCGGACATGACCGGGACCTCGTGCGGGAGGCGTACATGCGGCTCCAGGTGCGGGCGGCGCAGCGGGAGTTCGGGGACGACGTGGCCGTGGTGTGCGGGGCCTGGCACGTGCCCGCGCTGCGGCGGAAGAGCACGGTCGCCGGCGACAAGGCGCTGCTGAAGGGGCTCCCCAAGGTCAAGGCGGACATGACGTGGGTGCCGTGGACGTACCGCAGGCTCTCGCGGCACAGCGGCTACGGCGCGGGGATCGACTCGCCCGGCTGGTACGGGCATCTGTTCGGCGCGCCGGACCGGCCCGTCGAGCGGTGGCTGACCAAGGTGGCGGGGCTGCTGCGGGACGAGGACCGGATCGTGTCCTCGGCACACGTCATCGAGGCCGTACGGCTGGCCGAGACGCTGGCGGCGATGCGCGGCCGTCCCCTGCCCGGCCTGAGCGAGACGACCGACGCGGTGCGGGCGGTGATGTGCGAGGGCTCGGACGTGCCGTTGGCGCTGGTGCACGACCGGCTGGTGGTGGGGGACGTCCTGGGGGAGGTGCCGCGGGCGGCGCCCGCGGTGCCGTTGCAGCGTGACCTCGACCGGATCCAGCGGCGGCTTCGGCTCAAACCGGAGGCGCTGGAGCGGGAGTTGGAGCTCGACCTGCGCAAGGAGAACGACGCCGAGCGCAGCAGGCTGCTGCACCGGCTGCGGCTGCTGGGCGTGGCGTGGGGTGAACCGGCGGCCTCGCGGGGGAGCACGGGCACGTTCCGGGAGACATGGCGGCTGCGGTGGGAGCCGGAGCTGTCTGTGCGGGTCGCCGAGGCGGGGGTGTGGGGCACGACCGTGCTCGCCGCCGCGACGGCCAAGGCGGAGGCGGACGCCGTCTCCGCGTCGGGACTCGCCGACGTCACCGCTCTCGCCGAGCGCTGTCTGCTGGCCGAACTCCCGGACGCCCTGCCCACGGTGATGCAGATCCTCGCCGACCGCGCCGCGCTGGACGCGGACGTCGGCCATCTCGCCCAGGCACTGCCGGCCCTCGTCCGTTCCCTGCGCTACGGCGATGTGCGCGGCACCGACACCGGTGCGCTGACGGAGGTCGCCGCGGGCCTCGCCGAGCGGGTCTTCGTCGGCCTGCCCCCGGCCTGTGCCGCGCTGGACGCGGAGGCGGCGGAGGAGATGCGGCGTCATGTGGACGCCGTCCATGGGGCGGTGGGACTGCTGGGCGAGGTGGCGCCCCCGGGACAGGACCCGCCCGGGGGTTCGGGGCAGGGTGGCGGCGATGCGAGTGGCCCGTCCGCGACCGTAAGGGGGAAGGACGGCCCGGGCCCGGCAACGGCCGTACCGGGACAGGATCTTCCGGCTGCCACCGCCGTGGCCGGGCCGGACGACACGGGAGATGCCCCGGCTCCGGCTCACCGCGGCCTCCGTGGCCGTTGGCAGGCCGTGCTCAAGGTGCTGTCCCTGCGGGACACCGTGCCCGGTGTCATTCGGGGGCGGGCTGTGCGGCTGCTGCTGGACGACGGGGAGCTGGCGCAGGACGAGGCGGCGCGGCTCATGGGTCTCGTGCTCTCGCCGGGGACGGCGCCGGGGGACGCGGCCGCGTGGATCGAGGGTTTCGTCGGTGGTGGGTCCGGCGGCGGGATGCTTCTCGTGCACGACGAGCGGCTGCTCGGACTGGTCGACGCCTGGCTGACCGGGGTTCCGGCGGAGGCGTTCACCGATGTGCTGCCGCTGCTGCGGCGCACGTTCTCGGCGTACGAGCCGGGAGTACGCCGGACCCTGGGCGAACTGGTCCGGCGAGGGCCGGGGCAGCGGGGGACTGCGGCCGGGGCGGGGGCCGGTATACCGGGTTTCGGGGCCGACCTCGACGTTGACCGGGCGGACGCAGTGCTGCCGGTGCTGCGGCTGCTGCTCGGCCTGGACGACGACCACGACGACGATGTGGCGAACGCCGACGACAACGACCTTGCGGGGGTGGCGGGATGA
- a CDS encoding AAA family ATPase, which yields MTVSVEPTSVEPKQGEPDEALRPHAEDAFAGELAALAAQDDRPRPVRWKLSPWAVATYLLGGTLPDGTVITPKYVGPRRLVEVAVTTLATDRALLLLGVPGTAKTWVSEHLAAAVSGDSTLLVQGTAGTPEEAIRYGWNYAQLLANGPSRDALVSSPVMRAMAEGMTARVEELTRIPADVQDSLITILSEKTLPIPELGQEVQAVRGFNLIATANDRDRGVNDLSSALRRRFNTVVLPLPESVEAEVDIVSRRVDQIGRSLDLPAAPDGVAEIRRVVTVFRELRDGMTSDGRTKLKSPSGTLSTAEVISVVTNGLALAAHFGDGVLRAGDVAAGILGAVVRDPAADRVIWQEYLEAVVRERDGWKDFYRACREVSA from the coding sequence ATGACTGTGTCTGTTGAACCGACGTCCGTGGAACCGAAGCAGGGGGAGCCGGACGAGGCGTTGCGGCCGCATGCCGAGGACGCCTTCGCCGGTGAACTCGCCGCGCTGGCCGCTCAGGACGACCGCCCGCGCCCGGTCCGCTGGAAGCTGTCGCCGTGGGCGGTGGCGACGTACCTGCTCGGCGGCACCCTGCCGGACGGCACGGTGATCACTCCGAAGTACGTGGGGCCGCGCCGGCTCGTCGAGGTCGCCGTCACCACCCTCGCCACCGACCGCGCCCTGCTCCTGCTGGGCGTGCCCGGCACCGCGAAGACCTGGGTCTCCGAGCACCTGGCCGCGGCGGTCAGCGGCGACTCGACGCTGCTCGTGCAGGGCACCGCGGGCACCCCGGAGGAGGCGATCCGCTACGGCTGGAACTACGCCCAGCTGCTCGCCAACGGCCCGAGCCGCGACGCCCTCGTGTCCAGCCCCGTGATGCGGGCCATGGCGGAGGGGATGACGGCCCGGGTCGAGGAGCTGACCCGTATCCCGGCCGACGTGCAGGACTCGCTGATCACCATCCTGTCCGAGAAGACGCTGCCGATACCGGAGCTGGGCCAGGAGGTGCAGGCGGTCCGCGGCTTCAACCTCATCGCCACGGCCAACGACCGCGACCGTGGGGTCAACGACCTCTCCAGCGCTCTGCGCCGCCGTTTCAACACGGTCGTGCTGCCGCTGCCGGAGAGCGTCGAGGCCGAGGTCGACATCGTCTCGCGCCGCGTCGACCAGATCGGCCGCTCGCTCGATCTGCCGGCCGCGCCCGACGGCGTCGCGGAGATCCGTCGTGTCGTGACGGTCTTCCGCGAGCTGCGCGACGGGATGACGTCCGACGGCCGTACGAAGCTCAAGTCGCCCAGCGGCACGCTGTCGACGGCCGAGGTCATCTCCGTCGTCACCAACGGCCTCGCCCTCGCCGCCCACTTCGGCGACGGCGTCCTGCGGGCCGGGGACGTCGCCGCGGGCATCCTCGGCGCCGTCGTCCGCGATCCGGCGGCCGACCGGGTCATCTGGCAGGAGTACCTGGAGGCGGTCGTCCGCGAGCGGGACGGCTGGAAGGACTTCTACCGGGCTTGCCGGGAGGTGAGCGCGTGA
- a CDS encoding SWIM zinc finger family protein, with amino-acid sequence MTQQGVRWTADQVLALAPDASSRKAGSKLGAAGPWSEAGSSDEGTVWGLCKGSGSKPYQTVIDIADAAGPAYKCSCPSRKFPCKHALGLLLLWAGGEGAVPPGPTPDWADQWIEGRRQRAQEKREAGAGGAAAGSGDPEAARRRAERRAVRITAGATELEQRLADLLRGGLAGAEQAGYGMWEETAARMVDAQAPGLAARVRELGAIPSSGPGWPVRLLEECALIHLLDQGWLRRERLPDGLASTVRSRIGLPASADGPAIRDRWLVLAQYDTADARLTTRRIWLHGTDSSRTALLLSYGAAGRAPELALPVGLELEAEVSAYPGTGQLRAALGEQFAPPSPTATRPPGVTTEQAAARYGEALRDDPWLDSVPVTLDRVIPAPDGDSWQLADTEGDSALPLTASARSRPGLWRLVALSGGAPVKVFGECGHRGFTPLTAWPEGAGEAVPLC; translated from the coding sequence ATGACTCAGCAGGGGGTGCGCTGGACGGCGGATCAGGTGCTGGCACTGGCGCCTGACGCCTCGTCACGCAAAGCGGGAAGCAAACTCGGCGCGGCCGGGCCATGGTCCGAGGCGGGGAGTTCCGACGAGGGGACGGTGTGGGGACTGTGCAAGGGCAGTGGCAGCAAGCCGTATCAGACGGTCATCGACATCGCGGACGCGGCAGGGCCCGCGTACAAGTGCAGTTGCCCGAGCCGCAAGTTCCCGTGCAAGCACGCGCTCGGGCTGCTGCTGCTCTGGGCGGGCGGGGAGGGAGCGGTGCCGCCGGGGCCGACGCCGGACTGGGCGGACCAGTGGATAGAGGGGAGAAGGCAGCGCGCGCAGGAGAAGCGGGAGGCGGGCGCCGGAGGCGCAGCCGCCGGGTCCGGTGATCCGGAGGCGGCGCGGCGCAGGGCGGAGCGCCGGGCCGTGCGGATCACGGCGGGTGCGACGGAGCTGGAGCAGCGGCTGGCGGACCTGCTGCGCGGCGGCCTGGCGGGGGCGGAGCAGGCGGGGTACGGCATGTGGGAGGAGACGGCGGCCCGCATGGTCGACGCGCAGGCACCGGGACTCGCCGCCCGGGTGCGGGAGTTGGGCGCTATCCCCTCGTCCGGTCCGGGCTGGCCGGTGCGGCTGCTGGAGGAGTGCGCCCTCATCCACCTCCTCGACCAGGGCTGGCTGCGCCGCGAGCGGCTGCCGGACGGTCTCGCGTCGACGGTGCGTTCCCGGATCGGCCTGCCCGCCTCGGCGGACGGCCCCGCGATACGGGACCGCTGGCTGGTCCTCGCCCAGTACGACACGGCGGACGCCCGTCTGACGACCCGCCGGATCTGGCTGCACGGCACGGACTCGAGCCGTACGGCACTGCTCCTCTCCTACGGCGCCGCCGGCCGCGCCCCCGAACTGGCGCTGCCGGTGGGGCTGGAGCTGGAGGCGGAGGTGTCCGCCTATCCCGGTACCGGTCAGTTGCGGGCAGCGCTCGGCGAGCAGTTCGCACCGCCCTCCCCCACGGCGACCCGCCCACCGGGAGTGACGACCGAGCAGGCGGCCGCCCGCTACGGCGAGGCACTGCGGGACGACCCGTGGCTGGATTCCGTCCCCGTCACCCTGGACCGGGTGATACCGGCCCCGGACGGTGACTCCTGGCAACTGGCGGACACCGAGGGCGACTCGGCCCTGCCGCTCACCGCCTCCGCCCGTTCCCGCCCGGGCCTGTGGCGTCTGGTCGCGCTCTCGGGCGGCGCCCCGGTCAAGGTCTTCGGCGAGTGCGGCCACCGCGGCTTCACCCCGCTGACGGCCTGGCCGGAGGGGGCGGGCGAGGCGGTGCCGCTGTGCTGA
- a CDS encoding DUF5691 domain-containing protein yields the protein MAAPAPDAWEELVTSALLGTARRTPPGVAPGPEAPVALLDAAAVETVRRRAGLRPTRASQRPQPAPEDTRPPLPAAAARRLAMLLADRPGTGGGGRRGTAPDLMELLPQWLATANARGYAAPPQVLPALLDAARGRTDLRPAALAFAGSRATWLARLNPDWRFALRATPGGGAALPSPQDTAGVRLLWEEGLFAERVALLSAIRAREPATARELLATTWATERAEDRLMFLDSLRTGLEADDEPFLEQALADRSRNVRATAAELLSALPGSALAARMAVRAGACVAVDHTQDRPTVVVEAPHECDSGMERDGVVAKAPSGRGERSWWFGQLVEAAPLVVWPGRLGGRTPEEIVALPVADDWRNELHAAWCRAAVRQRDAGWARALLGTPAAPEAGGPGAVSLAERARLLSTLDSAERAEWVAAFIATHGLSEAFQLLGVCEVPWAAPLGRAVVDALNIARDAGSYPWSFSGVMGLAERCLDPAEAGRLEGLMAVPDEGEDASPGAGGYWAEAFQRLVTTLRLRATMADELEAAEERGMA from the coding sequence ATCGCCGCTCCCGCCCCGGACGCCTGGGAGGAGCTCGTCACCTCGGCGCTGCTCGGCACCGCACGCCGTACGCCGCCCGGCGTCGCGCCCGGTCCCGAGGCACCGGTGGCGTTGCTTGACGCGGCGGCCGTGGAGACCGTACGGCGGCGGGCCGGGCTGCGGCCCACGCGCGCGTCCCAGCGGCCGCAGCCGGCGCCCGAGGACACGCGCCCTCCGCTGCCCGCGGCGGCGGCCCGCAGACTCGCGATGCTGCTCGCCGACCGGCCGGGCACGGGCGGCGGCGGCCGCAGGGGTACGGCGCCGGACCTGATGGAGCTGCTGCCGCAGTGGCTCGCGACGGCGAACGCCCGCGGTTACGCGGCGCCTCCGCAGGTGCTGCCCGCCCTGCTGGACGCGGCCCGGGGGCGTACGGATCTGCGGCCGGCGGCGCTGGCGTTCGCGGGTTCGCGTGCCACCTGGCTCGCCCGGCTGAACCCGGACTGGCGGTTCGCCCTGCGAGCGACACCCGGCGGCGGAGCAGCCCTGCCGTCGCCGCAGGACACCGCGGGCGTCCGACTGCTGTGGGAGGAAGGGCTGTTCGCCGAGCGGGTGGCCCTCCTTTCCGCGATACGCGCCCGGGAGCCCGCCACGGCACGCGAGTTGCTCGCGACGACCTGGGCGACCGAGCGGGCCGAGGACCGGCTGATGTTCCTCGACTCGTTGCGGACCGGCCTGGAGGCGGACGACGAGCCGTTCCTTGAGCAGGCACTGGCCGACCGGAGCCGCAACGTACGGGCCACGGCCGCGGAGTTGCTGTCGGCGCTGCCGGGATCGGCGCTGGCGGCGCGGATGGCGGTCAGGGCCGGGGCGTGCGTGGCCGTCGACCACACCCAGGACAGGCCGACGGTCGTCGTCGAGGCGCCGCACGAGTGCGACTCGGGCATGGAGCGCGACGGCGTCGTAGCGAAGGCGCCCTCGGGGCGGGGGGAGCGTTCGTGGTGGTTCGGGCAGTTGGTGGAGGCGGCGCCGCTGGTGGTGTGGCCGGGGCGGCTCGGTGGGCGGACGCCCGAGGAGATCGTGGCGCTGCCGGTGGCGGACGACTGGCGGAACGAACTGCATGCGGCATGGTGCCGGGCTGCCGTACGGCAGCGCGACGCCGGGTGGGCTCGGGCGCTGCTCGGGACACCCGCGGCGCCGGAGGCCGGGGGCCCGGGGGCGGTGTCACTGGCGGAGCGGGCCAGGCTGCTGAGCACGTTGGACTCCGCCGAACGGGCCGAGTGGGTCGCGGCGTTCATCGCGACCCACGGATTGTCCGAGGCGTTTCAGCTGCTCGGGGTGTGTGAGGTGCCGTGGGCCGCGCCGCTCGGGCGGGCGGTGGTCGACGCGCTCAACATCGCACGGGACGCGGGGAGTTATCCGTGGAGTTTCAGCGGGGTGATGGGGCTGGCGGAGCGGTGTCTCGATCCGGCCGAGGCGGGGCGGCTGGAGGGGCTGATGGCGGTGCCGGACGAGGGCGAGGACGCGAGTCCCGGGGCGGGGGGCTACTGGGCGGAGGCGTTCCAGCGACTGGTGACGACCTTGCGGCTGCGGGCGACGATGGCGGACGAGCTGGAGGCGGCGGAGGAGCGGGGGATGGCGTAG
- a CDS encoding cobalamin B12-binding domain-containing protein — MGVTAGPIRVVVAKPGLDGHDRGAKVIARALRDAGMEVIYTGLHQTPEQIVDTAIQEDADAIGLSILSGAHNTLFAAVIDLLKEREAEDILVFGGGIIPEADIPLLKEKGVAEIFTPGATTRSIVDWVRENVRQPAGA, encoded by the coding sequence ATGGGTGTGACAGCCGGTCCGATCCGCGTGGTGGTGGCCAAGCCGGGGCTCGACGGTCACGATCGCGGAGCCAAGGTGATCGCGAGGGCGCTGCGCGACGCGGGCATGGAGGTCATCTACACCGGCCTCCACCAGACCCCCGAGCAGATCGTCGACACCGCGATCCAGGAGGACGCCGACGCGATCGGTCTCTCCATCCTCTCCGGGGCCCACAACACGTTGTTCGCCGCGGTGATCGACCTGCTCAAGGAGCGGGAGGCCGAGGACATCCTGGTGTTCGGCGGCGGGATCATCCCGGAGGCTGACATCCCCTTGTTGAAGGAGAAGGGCGTCGCCGAGATCTTCACGCCGGGGGCGACGACTCGCTCGATCGTGGACTGGGTCCGGGAGAACGTCCGGCAGCCTGCGGGGGCGTAG
- a CDS encoding alpha/beta fold hydrolase — protein sequence MKVTKAALPFLPLCQRLLPGRLAGLSLALLKATALELAILAGHLLLYPSGITQERRSPLPALPSPENGAAQLPTEAKPPVVLLHGFIDNRSVFVLLRRSLAQHGRQQIESLNYSPLTCDIRAAAELLGRHIEGICERTGSERVDIVGHSLGGLIARYYVQRLGGDTRVRTLVTLGTPHSGTRVVPLANAHPIVRQMRPGSDLLEELTRPAPGCRTHFVSFWSDLDHLMDPLETACIDHADLMAQNVRVSGIGHLALPVHPAVASGIRQVLDTARAGEETAGRAGGLTVA from the coding sequence ATGAAGGTCACCAAGGCGGCGCTGCCGTTTCTCCCACTCTGTCAGCGTCTGCTTCCCGGCAGGCTGGCGGGACTCTCCCTGGCCCTTCTGAAGGCGACCGCGCTCGAGCTGGCGATCCTTGCGGGGCATCTCCTCCTCTATCCCTCCGGCATCACCCAGGAGCGCCGCTCCCCCCTTCCCGCGCTCCCCTCGCCCGAGAACGGCGCAGCACAGCTGCCGACGGAGGCGAAGCCCCCGGTCGTGCTGCTGCACGGCTTCATCGACAACCGCTCGGTCTTCGTGCTCCTGCGCCGCAGCCTCGCCCAGCACGGCAGGCAGCAGATCGAGTCGCTCAACTACTCCCCCCTGACCTGCGACATCCGTGCCGCGGCGGAGCTGCTCGGCCGGCACATAGAGGGGATCTGCGAGCGCACGGGCAGCGAGCGGGTCGACATCGTGGGGCACAGCCTCGGCGGCCTGATCGCCCGGTACTACGTGCAGCGCCTCGGCGGCGACACCCGGGTCCGCACGCTGGTGACGCTCGGCACCCCGCACTCCGGCACCCGTGTGGTGCCGCTCGCGAACGCGCACCCGATCGTGCGTCAGATGCGCCCCGGCTCGGATCTGCTCGAGGAGCTCACCCGGCCGGCCCCGGGCTGCCGTACGCACTTCGTCAGTTTCTGGAGCGACCTCGACCACCTGATGGACCCGCTGGAGACCGCCTGCATCGACCATGCGGACCTGATGGCGCAGAACGTCCGGGTGAGCGGGATCGGACATCTCGCCCTGCCCGTGCACCCCGCCGTCGCGAGCGGCATACGGCAGGTGCTCGACACCGCGCGGGCCGGGGAGGAGACGGCCGGCCGGGCCGGGGGACTGACTGTGGCGTAA